From Faecalicatena sp. Marseille-Q4148:
AATCGCACACGCCTTATTCTGCATCCGGCTTTCTGCCGCCTCCCATGTATCTTCCCCGAAAAGGTTTTCATTATCTACAAAATCAAATAGCGATCCTAAAGGTCCCGCTCCTTCTTTTTCTCCTACAACTGAAGCCGCCGTAATAAGATACGGCGCCTGTTCAAATGAAATACTCTGGCTTCCTTTGATCATCAGAAATTTACCCCCATTCTTCCCAGAAGATAATAGAGCAGGCCAAGCATCCACGATGTCAGTATTCCATACAAGATAACCGGACCTGCAATCGTAAATATTTTACAGCCCACACCGAAGACCTGTCCTTCCTTCTTATATTCAATTGCCGGCGCCGCTACCGAATTAGCAAATCCGGTAATCGGAACAAGAGCTCCTGCACCGCCCCATTTCCCGATTCTGGGATAAAGCCCCACCCCTGTCAGTAATACGCTAAGCAAAATAAGAAGAAGCGATGTCCACGCTCCACAAATCTCCTGGTTCATTCCGAGTGACTGACAATAATTAGAAATCCCCTGTCCGATTACGCAGATACTTCCTCCTGTAATAAATGCTTTTATCATATTGGTATATACGTTATGCACCGGTGTTTTTTCTTTTACATAAGCTTCATATGCTTCCGCTCTCTTTTGCTTCTGTGCCTTTTTTTCCTCTTCTTTTGTCTCCATCCTTCTGGCATTAGCAAGTCCGTCTTTTACTTCCTGTCTCTGTCTTCTCCCGGATGCGTTTCCCATTTCTTATCTCTCCTTTCTACCAGCGATTCGCATAAAATATCACTGCTCCAATTCCTTTTCCAAAGGCAATCCCGGCAATAAGCCAGGGAATCCCTTTGAGAATTTTTACTCTCCTGACAAAAATTGGAAAAATATTCAGGATTTCCGCCAGCGCCATAGACCAGCATCCTACAAAGATCCCTGCACATAATCCGAATATCGGCAAAAGAACCATACCTCCCGGAATGTTCAAACGATACAGGAAAAAAATATTTCCTAAAATCCCTCCGAGTGCAACACATTCTTCATATAATAATACCTTATCACCGGTACGGGTCCGATCTGCAAATTCGGAAATCATGCCAAGTCCGATAATAAATGAAAACAGCCCTCCGGCAATTGCAACTCCGCCTGAAAAACCAATCATTCCAAGCAGAATCTGCGCCGCCCAATTCGGCATCATACGCTTCCTCCTCTTCCCTTCGGATGCGGTTCTCCTGCATCGATCTCTACCTGTTCCCTTGAATAGTTTTGAATCAAAGTTGTCTGGATGTCGTTTTCATAGAGACGCATTTCCACTTCCATCGGTGTTGGATCTACTGCAAACTTGCGTCCGCCAAAATGATTGAAAAAGATTAAGATCCCAATCGTAAGACCAACACTGTAAGTAAGTTCCAAAATAGTAAATCCATCCGAAGGACTGCCTGTCAGCAGCTCATAAACCTGTCCAAATAACTTCGCCATAGCCACATCATTTTGGAAAGCCATAATCGAAAATGCTGCTCCCACAAAGGAAATCAGCACTACCGCCGCTGTTTTACACAGATGGAACAGCTTGTTTGGTGTTTGTTGTTTCTCATAGACAATAATCATATCCTGTGCTCCAAGATTCTGGATATCTACTTCCGGATACTGCCGGTGAATCAACTCAATTACCCTAAGAATACTCATCACATATCTTCTCTGTTCTTTCGCATTGATTTTCAGTACTTTTATTGTTTTAATCTTTGACAGCATAATGGGATCTGTACATTCTACCGCCATAAGATCTCCTACCGTCACATCCGGCTTCTTCACTTCAATACATTGTTCCGCCTTCAGATAAACTGTCGTCTTCCCCGCCATTATCTTACCTGGCAGAGTTCTTTTTCTTCTGCCGCTCCCTTTTCTTTCCAATTTGCTTCTTCTGCACCTGTTATTTTTGTGTCCGTCTGACGCACAAGAGTTCCTCTATTTATCACTTCTATTTTTCCGTCTTCGTAATAATAATAAGCAATGCCTGCCAACACTGCCGCAAACACAACACAAATTAGGCATATCCGAAGTTTTCTTCTTGCCTGTTCCATTTCCTTCCACCATCCTTTCTTTTAGAAGTAGTATGTACATTCTCGAAAAAAATATTCAGATATGCCTTTTTCTACATCTGACTTCGCAGATAGAGCAGGATTTTCTTTTCCATCCGCGATACCTGCACCTGGGAGATCCCAAGCTCTTTTCCAACCTGTGTTTGCGTCTGATTTTTGAAATACCGCAGATAAATCAGCCGCCGTTCTTCCTTCTTCAGCGTTTCCAAAAGGCCTCCCAATACAATCTTATTTAAAATCTGTTCTTCATGGCCTTCTTTTTCCATAAGCCTGTCTACAAGCTGGATTTCATTTCCATCTTTTTGATACACCGGCTTATAGATGGATTCCACTTCTCCCGAAGACTCAAGCGCCATCGTAAGCTCCTCTTCCGGCACACCAAGCTCTTGCGCCAACTCCTGTACCGTTGCGTCTCTTCCCAGTTCTTCCTGAAGTCTCTCCCGTATCAAATGTGCCTTGTAAGAAAGTTCTTTCAATGACCTGCTTACCTTGATCATCCCGTCATCTCTCAAAAACCTCCTGATTTCTCCTGCAATCATCGGAACTGCATAGGTAGAAAATTTCACCTCAAAATCCAGGTTGAACTTATCAATCGCTTTCAAAAGTCCGATACTTCCAATCTGAAACAAATCTTCCGGCTCTGTCCCGCGTCCGCAGAAACGTTTTACAATACACCAGACAAGTCCCATATTTTCTTCCACTAGCTGTGCTCTCGCTGTCTCATCCCCATCGTGAGATTGTTTGATCAGTGAGATTGTGCGGTCCATATGTTCCTTCCTTTTCCGATTGTTTTTGCCATCGTAACCTTTGTTCCCCTGCCCGGATCTGACTCAACTTTGACTTCATCCATAAACGCCTCCATAAACGCAAATCCCATGCCGGATCGGTCCAGTTCCGGCTTCGTTGTATACATCGGCTCCATTGCTTTTTGCACGTCTTCGATTCCTACTCCTTCATCTGAAACCTGGATCTGTATCGTCTTCTTCCGAATCTGACAGTGAATCTGTATCTGACGGCACGTCCCGTCTTCCCGATAAGTCTTTCCTTCATATCCGTGGATTACCGCATTTGTTACCGCCTCGGAAACTGCTGTTTTCACATCGGAAACTTCCTCCACCGTAGGATTTAGCTGGGTTAAAAACGCCGCCACGGCTACTCTTGCAAATCCTTCATTTTCTGAACAGCTGTCAAACCTGATCTCCATTTCATTGGTGTCTCTCATTTTAAATTTCCTCCTCACATACCCGGATTATTTTCGCTGCACCTGACATCTTCAGTATTTTCCGCATTCGCTCATTTGTATGTACTGCCCACACTTCGCCTCCTAACAAACAGAGTGTCCGATATCTCCCCATAATTACTCCGATTCCTGAACTATCCATAAAATCTGTATCCCTAAAATCAAAAATGACATACCGGATATGCTTTCTCCTGATCAGTTCGTCCGCTTCTTTACGGATGGTCTCTGCACTAAAATGATCTACCTCCGGCGGCAGAAAAATTGTCAGACAGTTTTCTTCAATTAAATACTCCATAAACTTAATACCCCCTGTGTTCTTTGCCGGAATCTGCTTCCTGTTCCTTTGCTTTTCCGGCAAATGAAAAAGGAAAATGCAATTTCTTACACTTTCCTTCTCTGACGTAACTTTTTTATTCTTCTTCGTAATCATATGAATCGTAGGAATCTTCTGAATCAGATGATGAATCTCCTGATGAAAAGATTCCTGCCGG
This genomic window contains:
- the spoIIAB gene encoding anti-sigma F factor, with translation MRDTNEMEIRFDSCSENEGFARVAVAAFLTQLNPTVEEVSDVKTAVSEAVTNAVIHGYEGKTYREDGTCRQIQIHCQIRKKTIQIQVSDEGVGIEDVQKAMEPMYTTKPELDRSGMGFAFMEAFMDEVKVESDPGRGTKVTMAKTIGKGRNIWTAQSH
- a CDS encoding SigF/SigG family RNA polymerase sporulation sigma factor, coding for MDRTISLIKQSHDGDETARAQLVEENMGLVWCIVKRFCGRGTEPEDLFQIGSIGLLKAIDKFNLDFEVKFSTYAVPMIAGEIRRFLRDDGMIKVSRSLKELSYKAHLIRERLQEELGRDATVQELAQELGVPEEELTMALESSGEVESIYKPVYQKDGNEIQLVDRLMEKEGHEEQILNKIVLGGLLETLKKEERRLIYLRYFKNQTQTQVGKELGISQVQVSRMEKKILLYLRSQM
- a CDS encoding SpoVA/SpoVAEb family sporulation membrane protein, with the translated sequence METKEEEKKAQKQKRAEAYEAYVKEKTPVHNVYTNMIKAFITGGSICVIGQGISNYCQSLGMNQEICGAWTSLLLILLSVLLTGVGLYPRIGKWGGAGALVPITGFANSVAAPAIEYKKEGQVFGVGCKIFTIAGPVILYGILTSWMLGLLYYLLGRMGVNF
- a CDS encoding stage V sporulation protein AB, whose translation is MMPNWAAQILLGMIGFSGGVAIAGGLFSFIIGLGMISEFADRTRTGDKVLLYEECVALGGILGNIFFLYRLNIPGGMVLLPIFGLCAGIFVGCWSMALAEILNIFPIFVRRVKILKGIPWLIAGIAFGKGIGAVIFYANRW
- a CDS encoding anti-sigma factor antagonist (This anti-anti-sigma factor, or anti-sigma factor antagonist, belongs to a family that includes characterized members SpoIIAA, RsbV, RsfA, and RsfB.) encodes the protein MEYLIEENCLTIFLPPEVDHFSAETIRKEADELIRRKHIRYVIFDFRDTDFMDSSGIGVIMGRYRTLCLLGGEVWAVHTNERMRKILKMSGAAKIIRVCEEEI
- a CDS encoding stage V sporulation protein AA; translated protein: MAGKTTVYLKAEQCIEVKKPDVTVGDLMAVECTDPIMLSKIKTIKVLKINAKEQRRYVMSILRVIELIHRQYPEVDIQNLGAQDMIIVYEKQQTPNKLFHLCKTAAVVLISFVGAAFSIMAFQNDVAMAKLFGQVYELLTGSPSDGFTILELTYSVGLTIGILIFFNHFGGRKFAVDPTPMEVEMRLYENDIQTTLIQNYSREQVEIDAGEPHPKGRGGSV